One part of the Chroogloeocystis siderophila 5.2 s.c.1 genome encodes these proteins:
- a CDS encoding superoxide dismutase encodes MAFELSALPYNYDALEPYIDAQTMQLHHDMHHQTYVNNLNAAVEKHAELQSKSLEDLVRELDSIPDDVRTAVRNNGGGHVNHTMFWEIMGPNAGGEPTGAVGEAIRDTFGDFETFKQRFNDAGTKQFGSGWVWLVRSPDGKLEVMSTPNQDSPITQGYFPIMGNDVWEHAYYLKYQNRRAEYLKQWWNVVNWDEINKRFEMSTR; translated from the coding sequence ATGGCATTTGAACTTTCAGCCTTACCTTATAATTACGACGCCTTAGAACCATACATTGACGCTCAAACGATGCAGTTGCACCATGATATGCACCATCAGACTTACGTCAATAACCTCAACGCTGCAGTAGAAAAGCACGCAGAACTGCAAAGCAAAAGTCTCGAAGATTTAGTGCGCGAACTTGATAGCATTCCAGACGACGTGCGGACAGCAGTACGCAATAATGGTGGCGGTCACGTTAACCATACAATGTTCTGGGAAATTATGGGACCAAATGCAGGTGGCGAACCGACTGGCGCAGTTGGTGAAGCTATTCGAGACACCTTTGGTGATTTTGAAACCTTCAAGCAACGCTTCAATGATGCGGGAACCAAACAATTTGGCAGTGGCTGGGTATGGCTCGTACGTAGCCCTGATGGCAAGCTAGAAGTTATGAGTACCCCCAACCAAGATAGTCCGATTACTCAAGGTTACTTCCCAATCATGGGAAATGATGTTTGGGAACACGCGTATTATCTCAAGTATCAAAACCGCCGTGCTGAATATCTCAAGCAATGGTGGAACGTCGTTAATTGGGATGAAATCAACAAGCGTTTTGAGATGTCAACTCGCTAG
- a CDS encoding bifunctional pantoate--beta-alanine ligase/(d)CMP kinase encodes MRLFTTIAALRCYLEICRRENNRLTPEKLSGSDSLSQSVGLVPTMGALHAGHLSLIERARQENETVIVSIFVNPLQFGPNEDYQSYPRTLERDRQLCEQVGVDVLFAPTPKEMGIASTLLTQVVPPAEMTSVLCGRSRPGHFQGVATIVTKLLNVVQPDRAYFGQKDGQQLAIIRRLVKDLNIPVEIIGCPIVRELSGLAMSSRNQYLTPEQRQEAAILYRALQQAQQAFAAGEHLSEALIETVKKEITAASAVTLEYVELVHPITLMPLEKVEESGMLAIAARVGTARLIDNVILQNRQPIIAIDGPAGAGKSTVARQVAAKLGLLYLDSGAMYRALTWLVLQLGISFEDQCAIAELASQSEFQLVPEVDPESPQRVWINDQEVTQAIRSIEVTSQVSAIAAQPAVRKALVQKQQIFGQKGGLVAEGRDIGTQVFPDADLKIFLTASVQERARRRQQDFEEQGQPHISLAQLEQDIAERDRKDSTRKIAPLQKAIDAIEVQTDGKDVAEVTAEIINYYHQRLSH; translated from the coding sequence GTGCGCCTGTTTACAACGATTGCGGCGCTGCGTTGTTACTTGGAGATTTGCCGCCGAGAAAATAACCGGTTGACGCCAGAAAAACTAAGCGGTAGCGATTCTTTATCCCAATCGGTTGGTTTGGTGCCAACAATGGGAGCCTTGCACGCAGGTCATCTCAGCCTTATCGAACGCGCAAGACAAGAAAATGAGACAGTCATTGTCAGCATCTTTGTTAATCCATTACAGTTTGGTCCCAATGAAGATTATCAAAGTTATCCGCGCACGCTTGAGCGCGATCGCCAATTGTGCGAACAAGTAGGAGTAGATGTACTATTTGCTCCTACTCCCAAAGAGATGGGAATTGCTTCCACACTGCTGACTCAAGTTGTACCCCCCGCAGAAATGACTTCGGTTTTGTGCGGGCGATCGCGTCCTGGTCACTTTCAAGGTGTCGCCACAATTGTTACTAAGCTACTGAACGTCGTACAGCCTGATCGCGCCTACTTTGGACAAAAAGACGGTCAGCAACTCGCAATTATTCGCCGGTTAGTCAAAGATTTAAATATTCCCGTTGAAATTATCGGTTGTCCGATTGTCCGCGAACTATCAGGGCTAGCAATGAGTTCGCGCAACCAATATTTGACACCCGAACAAAGACAAGAAGCCGCAATTTTGTATCGTGCATTACAGCAAGCTCAACAAGCTTTTGCTGCGGGAGAGCATTTGAGCGAAGCATTAATTGAAACTGTAAAAAAAGAAATCACCGCTGCGAGTGCTGTTACCCTGGAATATGTTGAATTAGTGCATCCAATAACATTGATGCCGTTGGAGAAAGTAGAGGAATCAGGAATGCTAGCGATCGCAGCGCGAGTTGGTACAGCGCGGTTAATTGATAATGTTATTTTGCAAAATCGCCAACCCATCATCGCGATAGATGGTCCAGCCGGTGCAGGTAAATCCACCGTCGCGCGTCAAGTAGCGGCAAAATTGGGATTATTGTATCTCGATAGCGGCGCAATGTACCGCGCGTTAACTTGGTTAGTATTGCAGTTAGGGATTTCTTTTGAAGATCAGTGCGCGATCGCCGAATTAGCAAGTCAGAGCGAATTTCAGCTAGTTCCTGAAGTCGATCCCGAATCCCCACAGCGCGTTTGGATTAACGACCAAGAAGTCACGCAAGCAATCCGCAGCATCGAAGTGACGTCCCAAGTATCCGCGATCGCGGCTCAACCGGCGGTACGCAAAGCGTTAGTCCAAAAACAACAAATTTTTGGTCAAAAAGGCGGTTTGGTCGCAGAAGGACGTGACATTGGTACGCAAGTTTTCCCTGATGCAGATCTCAAAATTTTTCTCACGGCTTCGGTACAAGAACGTGCGAGACGCCGACAACAAGACTTTGAGGAACAAGGTCAACCACACATCAGTTTGGCACAACTAGAGCAAGATATCGCCGAACGCGATCGCAAAGACAGCACGCGTAAGATTGCGCCGTTGCAAAAAGCAATTGATGCTATTGAAGTACAAACCGATGGTAAAGATGTCGCAGAAGTGACCGCCGAAATTATCAACTACTACCATCAACGGTTGTCACACTAA
- a CDS encoding septal ring lytic transglycosylase RlpA family protein: MNKKLLWTTTVTLLTTAVGIPLSSHAESTPATEPSAVNQSVTPTITPKTTNAVKVGEYQSPTRQLDSVVARIQPHQLAGRQAATLYVKNIPVLTFLDNETANSPKTNAPTKVATNTTQENLTKADIEAEANSAVRRATKVAAKINQLHLNGVDASKITAKWKAEEQSGATTKNTAQVEGDRYAIHLNNEELVEINSLTRLPDQTKDLGEDALQATNRLRRLLGNAPPLQEVTGKPAPKPVAVAPQTSAPKQTKQNVGAVLSGIASWYGPGFHGNRSASGERFNQNAMTAAHRSLPFGTKVRVTNRRNGRSVIVRINDRGPFTGGRIIDLSAGAARVLGVLNSGTAPVQLEVLGR; encoded by the coding sequence ATGAATAAAAAACTTTTGTGGACGACTACTGTTACCTTGCTAACCACTGCTGTAGGCATACCGCTATCTAGCCACGCAGAATCAACACCTGCGACTGAACCATCAGCAGTCAACCAATCGGTAACTCCAACAATCACACCAAAGACAACCAATGCTGTGAAAGTGGGTGAGTATCAGTCCCCAACAAGACAATTAGACTCGGTAGTTGCTCGGATTCAGCCGCATCAACTAGCAGGGCGTCAAGCAGCAACACTCTACGTCAAAAATATTCCCGTTTTGACCTTTCTCGATAACGAAACAGCGAATAGTCCTAAAACAAACGCACCGACTAAAGTCGCAACGAATACCACCCAAGAAAATTTAACTAAAGCCGACATAGAAGCAGAAGCTAATAGTGCAGTGCGACGCGCCACAAAAGTTGCCGCAAAAATTAATCAATTACACTTGAACGGCGTAGACGCTAGCAAAATCACAGCAAAATGGAAAGCTGAGGAACAATCGGGCGCAACGACAAAAAACACTGCACAAGTTGAAGGCGATCGCTATGCGATTCATCTCAACAACGAAGAACTTGTTGAAATCAACTCGCTGACTCGGCTTCCCGATCAAACCAAAGATTTAGGTGAAGACGCTTTACAAGCAACAAATCGCTTGCGAAGATTACTCGGTAACGCACCTCCCTTACAAGAAGTGACTGGGAAACCTGCACCAAAGCCCGTTGCTGTTGCACCGCAAACAAGCGCGCCAAAGCAAACAAAGCAAAATGTAGGCGCCGTTTTGAGTGGAATCGCGTCTTGGTATGGTCCTGGCTTTCATGGAAATCGTAGTGCTAGCGGCGAAAGGTTTAACCAAAACGCTATGACAGCCGCGCATCGTAGTTTGCCTTTCGGAACAAAAGTGCGTGTAACCAATAGAAGAAACGGTCGCTCTGTCATTGTCCGAATCAATGATCGCGGTCCATTTACCGGAGGGAGAATTATTGACCTATCAGCAGGCGCAGCGCGGGTTTTAGGAGTCCTTAACTCTGGAACTGCACCCGTACAGCTAGAGGTACTTGGTAGGTAA
- the purM gene encoding phosphoribosylformylglycinamidine cyclo-ligase, translating to MDYREAGVDVEAGRAFVEQIRSLVQSTYRPEVMGRFGGFSGGFALPGGYQEPVLVSGTDGVGTKLRLAFTLNNHRTVGIDLVAMCVNDVLTVGAEPLFFLDYVATGKLNQEQLTQVVAGISRGCQIAGCALLGGETAEMPGFYQVGEYDLAGFCVGIVEKSQMLNGSQVQVGDVAIGLASDGVHSNGFSLVRKIIDTCEYSWSNRPQIFAGKTLGEVFLTPTRIYVKPVLAALKAGLNIHGMAHITGGGLPENLPRCLGENQSIQIDLDGWVIPPVFEWLAAAGSVAPTAMFNTFNMGIGFVVLVPPDQVEQAIAWFNSHDIAAYAIGEVIPGTRTLEGLPV from the coding sequence ATGGATTATCGCGAAGCAGGTGTGGATGTTGAGGCAGGTAGAGCCTTTGTTGAGCAAATCCGCAGTCTTGTGCAAAGCACCTATCGCCCAGAAGTTATGGGGAGATTTGGTGGGTTCAGTGGCGGTTTTGCCTTGCCAGGAGGATATCAAGAACCTGTTTTAGTTTCTGGTACTGACGGTGTAGGAACAAAGCTGAGGTTAGCTTTTACACTCAACAATCACCGTACTGTAGGCATTGATTTAGTCGCAATGTGCGTCAATGATGTTTTGACTGTAGGCGCAGAACCGTTATTTTTTCTGGACTACGTAGCTACAGGAAAGTTAAATCAAGAACAATTAACACAAGTCGTCGCCGGAATTAGTCGTGGATGTCAAATTGCAGGTTGTGCATTGCTAGGAGGAGAAACCGCAGAAATGCCAGGTTTCTATCAAGTGGGTGAGTACGATTTAGCAGGATTCTGCGTCGGGATCGTGGAGAAAAGCCAAATGCTCAACGGTTCTCAAGTGCAAGTGGGTGATGTGGCGATTGGTTTAGCTAGCGATGGCGTTCATAGTAATGGCTTTAGCTTGGTGCGTAAAATTATCGATACGTGCGAGTATTCTTGGAGCAATCGCCCGCAAATTTTTGCAGGGAAAACCTTAGGCGAAGTTTTCTTGACACCTACGCGAATTTACGTAAAGCCTGTACTCGCAGCCCTCAAAGCTGGATTAAACATTCACGGCATGGCACATATAACTGGTGGTGGTTTACCAGAAAATCTCCCGCGCTGCTTGGGTGAAAATCAATCAATTCAAATCGATTTAGATGGCTGGGTTATTCCACCAGTATTTGAATGGCTAGCCGCAGCAGGCTCAGTAGCTCCCACCGCTATGTTTAATACTTTTAATATGGGCATTGGATTTGTTGTGCTAGTACCACCTGATCAAGTTGAGCAAGCGATTGCCTGGTTTAACTCGCACGATATTGCTGCGTATGCGATCGGTGAAGTTATTCCAGGTACACGTACGCTAGAAGGATTGCCGGTGTAA
- a CDS encoding HIT family protein has product MRQQKNKYSHLTAIERTYLSFPAKFLLNNNLLKGKILDFGCGFGNDVRLLRQKGFDITGYDPYYSPNYPQERFDTILCFYVLNVLFPEEQANILMEVSHLLKPGGKAYYAVRRDLKKEGFREHYVHKKQTYQCLVKLPFKSINLDESCEIYEYYHYNLQITRNHNCLFCNPHKCLKFITESATAYAIFDSYPANKGHALVIPKRHVSNYFQLPFKEQAACWLMVNKVQEILDKEFVPDGFNVGINVNRDAGQNMMHTSIHIIPRYKGDAVGSKGGMRYVIPKKG; this is encoded by the coding sequence ATGCGGCAACAAAAAAATAAATATAGCCATCTTACAGCCATAGAAAGAACCTATTTATCGTTTCCTGCCAAGTTTTTATTAAACAATAATCTGCTCAAAGGTAAAATCTTAGATTTTGGTTGCGGTTTTGGGAATGATGTTAGGCTATTACGCCAAAAAGGCTTTGATATTACAGGGTATGACCCTTATTATTCGCCAAACTATCCTCAAGAAAGATTTGATACAATACTCTGCTTTTACGTACTCAATGTTTTGTTCCCTGAAGAACAAGCAAATATTCTGATGGAAGTTTCGCACTTATTAAAACCAGGCGGGAAGGCTTATTATGCTGTTAGAAGAGATTTAAAAAAGGAAGGTTTTCGCGAACACTATGTTCATAAAAAGCAAACCTATCAATGTCTTGTTAAACTTCCTTTCAAATCAATTAATTTAGATGAGTCTTGCGAAATATACGAATACTATCATTACAATCTTCAAATAACAAGAAATCATAATTGCTTATTTTGCAATCCACATAAATGCTTAAAATTTATCACTGAATCTGCAACTGCTTATGCTATATTTGACAGCTATCCTGCAAATAAAGGTCATGCTTTAGTTATTCCCAAACGTCATGTGAGTAACTATTTTCAGCTACCATTTAAAGAACAAGCTGCTTGCTGGCTGATGGTAAATAAAGTCCAAGAAATTCTTGACAAAGAATTTGTGCCTGACGGTTTTAACGTAGGAATCAATGTCAATCGAGACGCAGGACAAAATATGATGCATACCAGTATTCATATCATTCCTCGCTACAAAGGCGATGCTGTCGGTAGCAAAGGTGGAATGCGGTACGTCATTCCTAAGAAGGGATAA
- a CDS encoding malic enzyme-like NAD(P)-binding protein translates to MVNLTPNSSFSLTLRLQIPNRVGMLASVTHAIANSGGNLGQIDLIEQTRHISIRDITIDAASTEHAETIVQAVKALPDIKVMDVYDRTFNLHRSGKISITSKIALKSVSDLAMAYTPGVGRICTAIAQDPEQVYHLTIKQNTVAIVTDGSAVLGLGNLGPAAALPVMEGKAMLFKEFAGLDAFPICLTSQDTDTIVETVKQIAPVFGGVNLEDIAAPRCFEIETRLRQELDIPIFHDDQHGTAIVTLAALINSLKLVDKSMNEIRIVINGAGAAGVAIARLLRKAEAQTILMCDSKGILSLQRADMTEQKREFAVEQNGSLADALKDADVFIGVSAPGVVTPEMVRSMAHDPIVFAMANPIPEIQPELVTNDVAVMATGRSDYPNQINNVLAFPGVFRGALDCRAATITTTMYLEAAHAIAELVSPAELHREHIIPSVFDRRVATAVANAVQRAARQEGIARD, encoded by the coding sequence ATGGTAAACCTAACTCCAAATTCGAGCTTTAGTTTGACGCTGCGGTTGCAGATTCCAAATCGCGTGGGTATGCTAGCGAGTGTGACACACGCGATCGCCAATAGTGGTGGAAATCTTGGTCAAATCGATTTAATCGAACAAACACGCCATATTTCCATCCGCGATATCACCATTGATGCAGCAAGTACCGAACACGCCGAAACAATCGTCCAAGCGGTGAAAGCCTTACCTGATATCAAGGTGATGGATGTTTATGACCGCACATTTAACTTGCATCGTAGCGGGAAAATCAGCATTACGAGTAAAATTGCTTTAAAAAGTGTGTCCGATTTAGCAATGGCGTATACGCCAGGAGTAGGTCGTATTTGTACGGCGATCGCCCAAGACCCCGAACAAGTTTATCACTTAACAATTAAACAAAATACTGTAGCGATTGTTACAGACGGCAGCGCAGTATTAGGATTGGGCAATCTAGGTCCCGCTGCGGCTTTACCTGTTATGGAAGGTAAAGCAATGCTATTTAAAGAATTTGCGGGGCTAGATGCGTTTCCCATCTGCTTAACAAGTCAAGACACCGACACGATTGTCGAAACCGTCAAACAAATTGCGCCAGTCTTTGGAGGAGTCAATTTAGAAGATATTGCCGCACCGCGTTGCTTTGAAATTGAAACTCGACTGCGCCAAGAATTAGATATTCCGATATTTCATGATGACCAGCACGGAACCGCAATTGTGACTTTGGCGGCGTTGATTAATTCGCTGAAGTTAGTAGATAAATCAATGAATGAAATCCGCATTGTAATCAATGGTGCGGGTGCGGCGGGAGTAGCGATCGCGCGTTTACTACGTAAAGCCGAGGCGCAAACAATCTTGATGTGCGATTCCAAAGGCATTCTGTCGCTACAACGCGCCGACATGACTGAACAAAAGCGCGAATTTGCTGTAGAACAAAACGGTTCCTTAGCAGATGCGCTTAAGGATGCAGATGTTTTTATTGGTGTCAGCGCCCCTGGGGTTGTCACGCCAGAAATGGTGCGTTCGATGGCGCATGATCCGATTGTGTTTGCAATGGCAAATCCGATTCCTGAAATTCAACCAGAATTGGTCACAAACGATGTTGCTGTCATGGCAACAGGGCGCAGTGACTATCCAAATCAAATTAATAATGTTTTAGCTTTTCCTGGTGTGTTTCGTGGTGCTTTGGATTGTCGAGCCGCAACAATTACAACCACAATGTATTTAGAAGCTGCACACGCGATCGCTGAACTTGTATCACCAGCCGAACTTCACCGCGAACACATTATTCCTTCAGTATTCGATCGACGAGTCGCTACCGCAGTCGCTAACGCAGTACAACGCGCGGCACGTCAAGAAGGTATTGCACGAGACTAA